GATGGTACTCTGGAGTGCGGGGGCCAGGGTCCAGTCTGCGTAAAGCGGGTTGGTCCACCCCAGGCATGCTCCGCCTGGTACGCTTGCCGACAGCGCGACGATCATGTCTCTGACAGATGATCTTGACAAGATTTAACCCCTTCTTCCCTCCAGGCATCTCCCGACACATCTGATCACGGAAGTATAGCAGAGGCAACCCCTGTTGACAGGGTTGGCGGAAGCGCGATCTTCCAGGGATGATGGCACCGAAAAAAAAACAACTGCCAGCAAACGAGGAAGAGAGGAGGATGGGGGAAGATGGGATGAACAGGCACGAAGGGCAAAGGATCGGGCAGGAAGCAGCCCGTCCTTGATTTGACTCTGAGAACATGGATGTGGCAGGGTAGCGCCGTCCCTGGCGCTGTGAACACCAGCTCTCCCGCCGGTGAGGGGCTGACTATAACACTCCCTTTTTGGAAACTCCATGGCATTGTGTGCCTGGGAGACATTTTTTTTTTGGGAGCTTGGAACTGTCTGAAATCATTTGACACCCACGATGGTTGCCTCTATCCATGAAGGGCTGAGCGGGGAGGGGAGCATTCCGAACCGCCATGCTTGCAGGCAATTCAGTCCGGCCCCATCCTGAGGAGGGAGCCGTATCATCCAGGGACAAACATGCCATGACCAATGAAACAGACGGAATGAATTCAGCAGCCAACACGGACATTGAGACTCAGATCCGGGCATTGATGTTTGGCGCGGATTTTGGGGATCCGCAACTGGGCCGCAACATGGAACGGGAGCTGCGGGAGCGGTTGCACCGGGCACGAAAGGAAAACCGGCCATTGCGTGTTTATGCGGGATACGATCCCAGCGGGCCGGATATTCATTTGGGACACACCATCACCTTGCGCAAACTGCGCCTGTTCCAGGATTTTGGCCACGATGTCACCTTTTTGATCGGGACCTTCACGGCCCAGGTTGGTGACACGAGCGACAAGACCAGTGGTCGCCCGCGCAAAACCCGGGAAGAGGTCCAGGCCGCATCCCAGACCTATGCCGAACAATGTTTCAAAATTTTGGACAGGGATCGGATCCAGGTTCGGTACAACGGTGATTGGCTGGAAAAAATGACCCTGGCGGATGTGATCGGCCTCAGCTCGAATTTTACGGTGCAACAATTTCTTGCCCGGGATAATTACAAAAAACGCCTGGAGGCCGGCAATCCCGTGGGGTTGCATGAGTTCTTGTATGCGCTGTTGCAAGGGTATGATGCCGTGCATTTGCAATGTGATGTGCAGTTGGGGGCCACGGATCAGCTTTTCAACATCATGGCGGGTCGCAAGCTTCAGGAAGCCCATGGTCAACTGCCCTGCATCTGTCTGACCTATCCCATTCTGGTGGGTACCGATGGCAAAATGCGGATGTCGAAAAGTGCCGGCAACTATATTGGCCTTGCCGAATCTCCGGAAACCCAGTTTGGCAAGACCATGAGTCTGTCGGATGAGACCATGTTGGATTTCATGCGTCTGGTGACCCGCTGGACCCCGGACCAGGTGGAAACGTATCGCTCCCAGGTGGCTGATGGTCGGCTGCATCCCATGGCGATGAAAAAAATATTGGCCCGGGAAGTGGTTGCCATGTACCACGGCGAGGCGGCTGCGGAGCAGGCCCAGATTCATTTCGAGCATGTCCACCAAAAGCAGAATCTGCCCGAGTCGATGCCCGAGTTTCACGTTGTTCCGGGTATGAATCTCATTGAATTTTTGGCAGCCAGGCAATTGATTGGTTCCAAAAGCCAGGCCCGGCGCTTGATGGATGGTGCCGGCCTGAAAATCGATGGTGAACCGGTGCGGGATTACAATGCCACTTTGGAGCGTGCCTGTGTGTTGCAGGTTGGCAAGAGAGGTTTTTACCAGATCCGGATGGATACATAGTGCGGTATGGCCGCAACCAGTTACGTGCAAAATGTTTTCGCGGTCTGCGTTATTTGGTTCAGGTACAGTCAAGGAGTGGCATGATGGAGATTGATTTGCGGGGCTTGTCGGCCAATCAGGTATACTACCATATGAATCAAACCCTGGTTCCGCGTCCCATTGCCTGGGTGTTGACGGAAAATTCCTTGGGGGGACTCAATCTGGCCCCGTTTTCCTACTTCAATGGCGTGAGCAGTGATCCTCCTTTGATCATGTTGGCCATCGGTTTGAAGGCGGATGGGACTCCCAAGGACACCCGGGCCAATATTCTGGCCCGGAAAGATTTTGTCGTGCATATCCCTTCCTGGGAACACAGGGTCATGGTCAACGACAGTTCGGCATCTTTGCCGGAAACTGTATCGGAGGTGGAACGACTGGCCTTGGCGACGGTTCCTTTTCCCGGGTGTCGTCTTCCCCGGTTGGCCACCTGTCGGGTGGCATTCGGCTGTCAATTTTATTCACAACAGGAGATCGGACCGGAATCCCTGGCCATGATTCTGGGGCGTGTGGAAACCATCCATCTCGATGATGCCGTTGCCGAACGGGATGCCAAAGGACGCTTGTTGGTCAATACCGGGGGGATCGATCCATTGGCCCGCCTGGGAGGAGGAGAGTATGCCCGCCTGGGGGAGAGTTGTCCTCTTGGGCGACCAAGAGTGTGACTCGGCACCCAACCCAGAAGCCAAACGTCTATTTCTTGCCGGACTTTTTGTCGGGTGTCATTCATTTTGAATCTGGTGCGGAATTGGTCGCCGAAGTCTTGGAGAATGATCAGTCTGGTCAGGGCATTGGCTTTGGACGGCAACTTGTTCAGCCGACACAAGACTTTTTAGATGGTATCCTTATTGTTTTTTGAAAATACCTCATCCAGTGACTGGGCATCCAAGCCGTTCGACCACCTTCTTTGCGATGAATCAGGACCAAGTCTGCCTTAGGCGGGACCCATTCTATCGAAGGCCGACGCCGGTGTCATGCGTTCCATGCCTGGTAAACAGCCTGGTTGGTGACTCGGAGATGCATTTGTGTTTTGGCACGAAATTATTTCAAGATCCTGTTTGTCGTGGAATGAACGATCACGGTGACTCCCTGGCACAGACCAATCGGTCCCTGCCTTCGTTTTTGGCCTGGTATAAACGGGCGTCCGCTGCCTTGACCAGGCTGGTGGGGGAGAGGTCGTGGGAAGGAATCATGCTGATTCCGCCAAGGCTGATGGTGACATGATTGGCCACCTTGGAGTGGTGGTGCGCCAGACCCAGTGCCCGGATGTTTTCGCGCAGTTTATTGCCGACCACGGCCAGGCCATCCAGATCGGTTCCGGGGAGAATGCAGACAAACTCCTCGCCGCCATAACGGGCCACCAGATCGATGGTCCGGGTCATGGTGTGGGCCAGAGCCTGGGCCACCTGCCTGAGACATGCATCACCTGCCGCATGTCCATAATGGTCGTTGAAGGGCTTGAAAAAATCGATATCCATCAGAATCAATGACACAGGGGTCTGATCACGCAAGGCTCGGTGCCACTCCTGTTCCAACTGCTGGTCGAAATGGCGACGGTTGGGAATCCCCGTCAAACCATCCAGCATGGCCATGTTTTGCAGGATGGTATTCAATTCCAAAAGTTGATTATTCTTCTCCTCCAATTGGGCGTTGAGCTGCCGCATCTCCTTGTTCAGGTCCTGCTGGGCAACCAGGCTTCTGCGCAGGGCCAGATGGGTTTTGATGCGTGCCTGCACAATCGAGGGGGAAATGGGTTTGGTGATATAATCCACGGCCCCCATGGCCAACCCTTTGGTTTCATCCTCGATTTCACCCATGGCCGTGATGAAGATGACTGGAATTTCCTGCAAGACGGGATCGGCCTTCAGCCGCTGCAACACCTGATAACCATCGATACCGGGCATCATGATATCCAACAAGATCAGATCGGGGGGTGGGGTGGAAAGAACCCGTTGCAAAGCCTGTTCGCCGCTCTTGGCCAACAAGAGGTCATAGTCCGGCTCCAGCAAATCCTTCAGCACATTCAGGTTCAAGCGTTCATCATCGACGACCAGGAGAGTCTCCTTGCCTGTTGTCATGGATCGGGTTCCTTTTGTTTGTCAACGGTATTCCGGTTTGTTGGTCATGATGGCAGTGGATGGAATCATGGCAAATACGGGTCGATACGGCCTCATTCGAGATCGATGTGCAGACGGGTTGCCCAGGCGGTCAGGCAGGTCAGGGCTGTTTCGAATTCATAGTCCTCGATACAGGTTTCCAACTCTGGCAACGGAGCTGACGTTGGATTTTCCATGAGTGCGCGCAGTTCGGCCAGTTTTGCGGCGCTTTTGGAATTGCCGGAGCGCAACAGGTAGGCCAGATTCCGGAAAATCGGCGTCACAATTGTCACATCCACGGAATTTTCCACTGCTGCCGCAGCATGATCGATCTGTCTGGATGTTTCCTGGTGGAGCAGGGGAGCGAGTTCGCGCATCAGCACGGCGGTCTGATGTTCCAGATCAGCCATCAATCCCTCATAGGCATCGACCTGTTTTGTCTTCAAGGCTGTTTCCAACCTGCGTGCCGCTTCGCTGAGTTGTTTGGCACCGAGGGTTCCTGCCACACCCTTGAGGGTATGGACCAGATGCAGGGTGGCTGGCACATCTCCGCCAGTCAACAGGGCGCGCACGCGGATGGCCACTTGCTGGTAATCCCGGAAAAAATCGCGCAACAATTTATCGAAAAAATCCCGTTTGCCGCCGACCTGACGCAGACCGGTTGTCCTGTCGAAGACCATAATTCCATTGTTTGTTTCATGTTCTGGTGTGACAACGGGGCAGCCATGGAAGGATTGTTTCGTCTTTTCCCTGGCGGCAATCCAGGTTGTCAAAGCAGCGAAGAGCAGATCAGGATCAATGGGTTTGGCGATATGGTCATCCATGCCGGCGGCCAGACATTTTTCCCGATCTCCCGCCATGGCATGTGCGGTCATGGCCAGGATGGGCAACGTTTTGCATTGCGGATGTTGGCGCATCCTGCGTGCCACGGTGTATCCGTCCATATCCGGCATCTGGATATCCAGAAGAACCAGATCGAACTGTTGTTTTTCAATGTGTTGCAATGATTCCGTACCGTTACGGGCCAGGGTCACGAACAGGCCGTTGGCTTCCAGAAGTTCTGTGGCAACCTGTTGGTTGAGCGGGTTGTCCTCGACCAGCAAAACATGTGCCCCCAGGATACCGTGGATGGCTTCGCCATCGCGGGTTCTGGCTGGACATCGGCCAGATTTCGGGAATTGTCTGGGTGCTGGTTTATCGGCAGTGTCGGCGGTCGGTGGGGCACAACCGAACCAGGCGGTGAAATGAAAGGTGCTGCCAATACCCGGCTGGCTTGCCACCTGGATGTCTCCCCCCATCAACGACACCAGTCGTTTGCAGATGGAGAGTCCCAGACCGGTCCCGCCGTACCGGCGCGTGGTGGAGGTGTCTGCCTGAATGAAGGGTTGGAAAAGTCTGGTTTGTTGTTCCCTGGTCATGCCGATACCGGTATCCTGCACCGTGAAGCGCAGTTGAACTTTCTGATCGGCGGTATCCGGCTGTTCCACGGCGATCAGGATCTGTCCCTGCTCGGTGAACTTGACAGCATTGTTTCCGAGGTTGATCAGAATCTGGCCAAGACGCAGAGGGTCTCCAACCAGCCTGTTGGGCACACTGTCGGGGCAGGAGATGTGCAGTGCCAGTTTTTTTTCCTCGGCCTTGACGCCAAGCATGCCGGCCAGATGATCCAGGACCTCATCCAGACGAAACACGATGTTTTCCATGGTCAATTTGCCGGCATCGATCTTGGAGAAATCGAGAATGTCGTTGATGATGCCCAGCAGGTTGCGGGAGGAATATTGAATTTTCTTTAAATATTCTCGTTGCTTATCCGTCAGGTGGGTTTGCAGGGCCAGGTGCGTCATGCCCATGATGGCATTCATCGGGGTGCGAATTTCGTGACTCATGTTGGCCAGAAAATCGCCTTTCATGCGGTTGGCCTGATCTGCGGCCTCCCTGGCGTCGACGAGGGCCTGTTCGACGGCTTTGCGGGCGGTCAGATCGGTCAGGATACCCACGAACATGCGTTCCCCGCCGACGCCCATTTCGCTGACCGCCAGATTCAGGGGAAATGTGCTGCCATCCCGGCGACGACCCTTCACTTCGCGACCGACCCCGATGATTTTGCGTTCCCCTCCCGACAAGTAGTTACGCAAATATTGATCATGTTCTTCGCGATAAGGGGAGGGCATGAGGATGTTGACGTTTTGGCCAATGACCTCCTGAGCCGTGTAACCGAACAAGGCTTCCGCTGCCGGATTGAATGATCGCACTTCACCCTGGACGTTGATGGTGACGATGCCGTTGACGGCCGTTTCGACAATGGCACGAATGGTGGCCTCACTGCGACGCAGTTTGTTTTCCGATTGTTTGCGCAGGGTGATATCCGTCATGATGCCGACGAACATGCGGACGCTCCCCACCATCATTTCGCTGACCATCAGCTCGACAGGCACGATGCTGCCGTCGGCGCGTTTGCCTTCCAGCTCGGTGGCCACGCCGATGATGTGACTGGAGCCGTGTTGCAGGCATTTTGCAAGGCCAAGGTCATGTGCCTCATGATATTGGTTTGGCATGAGTTGTTTGACATTTTGTCCGATGATGCGATGGGCCGGATGGCCGAACAGGCGCTCGGCGGCAGCGTTGAAAGAGTGTATCTGACCCGATGTGTCGATGGTGACAATCGCGTTGGCCGCTTTCTCGATGATGGCACGTTTCATCTGGGAGAGGGTTTCCGCCAGATCTTTTTGTGTCTGTTCACGCTGCCGGACCATTTCGGACATCAATTGGGTCAGGGATTCCAGCCCCACGAAATCCTCTTTCAGCGGGGGTTGACCTGCGGCTTGCAACAACTGATTGGCCGTTTGCTTGAGGGATGCCAATACTTTCGATTGTGATGCGAGTTCGTGACTCAAGCGTTCATTGAGCTGGTACAGTTCTTCCGACGACAGATTCAGGCTGCGGTCACACAAGGCCAGATCGCGCTCGTATCGTTCGTAGGTCGTGCTGACATTCTGGAGGAACTGGATGACATCCAGGCTGGGCAGCAAACCGGTGGTACCTGTCCCGGTCTGGGCGGTGTATTGTGCCAGAAAAACATCCACATCACTTTCTTCGTCCAGATTCAAGGCTTTTTGGATCTGCCGGCGCAGGAGGCGGTGCATGTCACGTATTCTCGGTGATCAGGGCAATGGTCATGGTCTGGTTATGCAGCTTGCAGGTTCGGGTTGTTCCCAGAGGTCCGATTTCGCCATGGGCGTAAAACCCTGTTACTGTAATATGCCGACCCAGGGTGTTGTGAACAACCTCCCATTCGTCGGCAATCTGGTCGCCCATGATGAGTTTGCGACCTGCACAACTGATCAGCAAACCCAGTCCCGGACGTCTTTCCGGGTCGTCTTTCAGGATGCAAGCAGCCGCTTGTCCGGCACCACTTACCAGTTTGGCGGTGGTGACATGCATGAGACGCATGTGACCATTCGGATCGACGTCTCCTCCCAGAATGACACCGCCGCGTTGGCGGTCGATATCGAGGACCGTGCGAATCAAACCGGAGGTGGCCGAGTTGGAGTGGCGCATCTCGAAGGGAAAGCGCAATCCGGAGTCTGGCAGATCCTTGGCGTAGTTGCCCAGATAGCGGTTGTAGAGGTCCAGCGCCGGTTCGCCATCCAATTCCAGCAGCACATTGCCTTCACAGCGTGTCACCTTGCGCAAGGGGCCAAAAGGCACCCAGCCGCCTTGGGAGCAACTGCGAATTTTGAGAGACAGTCCATAAAGACCCACGGCAACCACCTGTTGTGTGGTAATTTTGTTGGCGGAGATTGCCAGGGTTTGTTGATCGGTGTGGGCATCCCATGCCAATCCACCGACGATGGTCATGTCGGTTCCGACCACGCTGCTCACGCCGGCGACCAGGGCGCAGCCATTGACCGCTTTGCCGGGCGCAAACAGCAGCACGGCCCGCAAATCCTGTTCCGGCAACCCTTTGCCTGCCAGAATGCCGCTCTGTCTGGATGCATCGGGAGAGGAGACCTCGGCGGTGGCGACCCGGACGCTGCCCTGGGCGAAGCGCACGGCGGTGATCACACACGACGCTTCGCGCACGCCCTGATTGGAAATTTCGCCTGCGGTCGATACACCCACGCAATGGGCCGTTGGAAAGGCTGCAAGAAGCGCGGAGATCACCACGGGGTCCATGAAATATTTTTTGTCGGCAAACACAAGTACGAGCATCGGCTCCAGTTTTTGCAACGGCTCCAGCAGCAGGGTGGCGAAAGCCCCTTTGTTGAATTGCACTTGTCTGATTTCCATGCTTTTCCGGAACTCCTACAGAATGTTCGCCTGGTGGAACCAGGCTGTCTGCCTGGCGGGACACTGTACAAGGTACCAGAATCCGACGCCAATGTCATGATTTTCTAAACATTAAGATATATTAAGCCATCGCCAGAAACGCCAAGAGAACAGGTTTTGGGTTCGCGGCTGGAAGTGTTCGAACGTTTCATTTTTCGGGCAGTGGAACAAATCGGTTCTTGAATATCGGATTTGCAAGTGGTAGACTATAAAATTTAGACTGTTGTTGGATGTGGCAACGGCCATCTGTTTCTTGTCGATACATCCTCGGAGAGTGCAACGGGATCGTGAGTCATGAATTTTTTCAACAGGCTGCTGATCTGGCAAAAATTTACTCTCGGATTTATCATCATCGGTTTCTTCTTTTCCGGTATCGTCATTGTTTACCATTTCAGCATGAAACAGGTGGAAGAGAGTTATGAACAATTGATTGATGTGGATTTTACCAGATTTACCCTGGGATACCAAATATCCCATTCTCTCGCCCAGATGAGAGATGTGGAATACAATTTTCGGATCAACCCGAGCGATTCTCTTGCGGAAGATCATCAAAACTATTTCAAGGATTTTTTGGATAAACTCGCCAGACTGACCTCGCTGGAAGAGAAATCCGGCAATGAAGAGGACTTGAAAGCTCCCAAAGGCATTTTCAAGCAAATCAACGTTTATCGGGATGCTTTTACCGCCACGGTCAATGCCTGGAAGGTCAAGGGGTTCAACGATCACGCCGGGTTGCGTAAAAAAATACTGGATGATGCACAAAGGTTTGAGCAAATATTCAAGCAGGTTAATAATATTTGGGATGCTCTCTATCAGATTCGTCACTATGAGAATGCTTATCTGCGGACCAAAAATAAAGACTATGCCGAACATCTTCCCAGGCTGATTGACGAGATTCAGCAGAAGCTTGTCGCCAACGCGGTTTCCGACGACAAGGCAGCGGCTGACAGTCTCGCAACATACCAGAAGGATTTCCTGGCCATGGTGGAACAGGACAGCCTGATCCAGGAACGCATCGAAACCATGGAGGAGGCCAACCAGGCGATTGAATTTTTGGTTGAGTATCATTTCGGGCGGGTCAAAGAGGATATGAAAAAGGCCTCTGGTGCCACGCAAAAGTTTGGCCGGGACCGGACCAGACTGGCCTTTATCATGGCTAGTGTATTAATATTGTTGATGATTTTAATCGCGTTTCTTCTTGTCAACAGTCTGGTTCACCCGATTTCCAAGGTGACGAAAGCCATGCTCCATGTGGCCGGAGGCAACATGGATTCCCAGGTTCCGGTGATGGGCAGCGACGAACTGGGACAAATGGCAACGATTTTCAATCAAATGGCCCGTCAATTGTCCGATGCTCACACCGGGTTGCAAAATGAACAGGAAAAATTGATGACCATCCTGCTCAGTGCCCGGGAGGGGATCATCGGCACCAATCGGGATGGCAAGGTGGTCCTGGTCAATCCGGCAGCCCTGCGACTGCTGGGAAAAACTGAAGAAAAAATCATCGAAGATGGATTTCTGCACATATTGGACGATCCGGATTATGTGCAGAAATTTTTGGAAAGATCCGGCTTCGACATGCCGGAAATCGTCGTCTACGGCGGAAAGGTTTTGCACTTTTTTGCGGCATCGATCAAGGACAAGACCGGGGAAATTGTGGGTTCCGCAGCCCTGATCCGGGATGTGACCGAAGAAAAAAAACTGGAACAAATGTTGCGGGATCTTTCCTACACCGATGGTTTGACGAAACTTCTCAATCGACGCCGCTTCGACGAACTGCTGCTGGCAGAGTTTCAGCGGGCACGGCGGTATGGTCTGTCCGTGGGACTGTTGCTGTTCGATGTGGATCATTTCAAAAAGTTCAATGATACCTATGGCCATGATCAGGGCGACCGGGTCTTGCAGGCAATTGCCGTGACCATGAAAAATTCATTTCGGGATGTCGATTTTTGTTGCCGGTATGGTGGCGAGGAATTTTGTATCATCACCCCCAACACTTCCATGCCCGGTCTTTTCATCGCCGCCGACCGTTTTCGGGAAAAGGTGGAGGCCCAGGTGATCGACGGTCTCAAGGTCACGATCAGCATCGGAGCCGTTGCCTACCCGTTGCATATTCCGGATATCCAGGGACCGGCGGAAATGTTGAAAGCTGCGGATGACGCCTTGTATGTTGCAAAAAAATCAGGGCGCAATCAGGTGTGTGTCGCCCAACAAAAAGAAAAAGAAGCGTAGAAAAACATCCACTTTTACGGTGAATCAAAGATATGAAATTGCAAATCATTTCCAGATCAGGATCCTCTCGCCGTATCATGCCCATGCTGGTCGTGAGTATGGCTCTTGGCTTTGGCTGCGTGGCCGGAACGGCCCAGGCGGAAATGGACGCCGTCACGGCCCTTGAAGTATTGAAACGCAATGATTGTACAAAATGCCACTCCGTGCAAAAATCAAAAAACGGTCCTTCGTACACCAAGGTTGCCAAAAAATACAAAGGCGACGCCCAGGCTGAAGAAAAACTGTTTAAACATTTAACCAGCAATCCAAAAGTCAAACTTGAAGATGGCACTGAGGAAAATCACAAAAAAACAGATTTTGACACTCCGGAACACCTCAGAGAATTCATTCGCTGGATTTTGTCGCTATAGCCAGGCAGATTTATGGTCCTGTCCTGATTGATTATCCGTGCCGGTCTGACGGGCCGAAATTTTTGAGTGTCCCGGGAGGACATGACAGGGAGAGTTGGTATGTTCAATCAGGTTGGTTCACTCAGATGGAACAAGTCAAAAATTCATGCCGATCTCATGAACCAGAATGGTGGGAGATGGGGAGGACATTGAGTGATGTTACGCCATGCAGTGGGGGTTTGTTTGGGTATCGGGTTGTTTCTGAGTGTTGCGACGGCTGTCGCTGGTGAAGATACCAGAGGCGACGACGGCAAGACTGGGAATGACAAGAAAGTACGACAGGATGCCGTGATGCGGGGAGATGCCGAATGCACTTTCTGTCACGATGAAGAGGATTCCACATCTTTATTGGCCATTGGCAAGACGAAGCACGGCACCCTGGCGGACAGCCGAACGCCGACCTGTACGAGTTGCCATGGTGCCAGTCGGGAACATTTAAAGAAGGAATCCGGGCAGGATAAGCGCCCCAAACCTGACATCACCTATGGGCGCCGCTCACCCAAAATTCGACCCGATGCCCGCATTGACGAAAATTTTGGCAATTTCAAGACCACCGATACCCCGGCGGCCACCATCAACAAGACCTGTATGACCTGTCATCAGGGTGACAAGCTCCTGTTCTGGTCAAGCAGTGCCCATGTCAAGCAGGAAGTGGCCTGCACCAATTGCCATGATATTCACACCGATCATGATCGGGTGTTGGACAAGCGCAGTCAGCCCAGCGTCTGTTTTGGTTGCCACAAGACCCAGCGGGCCATGTTCAACAGGCCTTCGCATCATCCTGTTCCGGAAGGAAAAATGTCCTGTTCCAACTGCCACAATCCCCATGGTTCGACAGGGCATAAATCCCTGCGCTGGGACAGCATCAATGAGACCTGCTACCAGTGTCACATGGAAAAACGGGGTCCTTTCCTGCACATGCATCCACCCGTGGCGGAAAATTGCCTCATCTGCCACAACCCGCATGGCACCGTCGTGGCCGACCTGCTCAACTACCGTCCCCCGTATTTGTGCCAGAATTGTCACAGCAGCACCACCCATCGAGGTCAGGTTCCGGGTTTGCCGGGTGTCCGGACCACAAACATGTCACAACTTGGGACGGTGGCACGGGGTTGTGTGAAATGCCATGTCAATATTCATGGCAGTAACAGCACCGAAAATGCAACAAGAACCGGACGTTTCCAACGCTGATGA
Above is a genomic segment from Magnetococcales bacterium containing:
- a CDS encoding DmsE family decaheme c-type cytochrome is translated as MLRHAVGVCLGIGLFLSVATAVAGEDTRGDDGKTGNDKKVRQDAVMRGDAECTFCHDEEDSTSLLAIGKTKHGTLADSRTPTCTSCHGASREHLKKESGQDKRPKPDITYGRRSPKIRPDARIDENFGNFKTTDTPAATINKTCMTCHQGDKLLFWSSSAHVKQEVACTNCHDIHTDHDRVLDKRSQPSVCFGCHKTQRAMFNRPSHHPVPEGKMSCSNCHNPHGSTGHKSLRWDSINETCYQCHMEKRGPFLHMHPPVAENCLICHNPHGTVVADLLNYRPPYLCQNCHSSTTHRGQVPGLPGVRTTNMSQLGTVARGCVKCHVNIHGSNSTENATRTGRFQR